From one Campylobacter suis genomic stretch:
- a CDS encoding ABC transporter ATP-binding protein codes for MNEILKIKNLSKNFGKKQVLNGINLQLKNSEILTILGESGCGKSTLLRIIAGLESKDGGEISLLQNYGVAMMFQNYALFPHLNVRENIEFALHKMGKNERKARVDELLEKFKIAEISKNSCDKISGGQAQRVAFARAVANKERLLLLDEPFANLDHNLRSALRSELKQMIKESEISAIMVTHDKEDAFVLSDSIALIKSGEILAIDTPKNLYLNPSSLEVGRFLGDMNFIDHGSLDGLDDRFMAWLKNKNFMFRPEQILSGGKYKAQVLSSTFFGSFYELDLKFHKLSFKAKISSNIKIDDIFEFDLA; via the coding sequence ATGAATGAAATTTTAAAAATCAAAAATTTAAGCAAAAATTTTGGCAAAAAACAGGTGCTAAATGGCATAAATCTGCAGCTAAAAAATAGTGAAATTTTAACTATTTTAGGCGAAAGTGGGTGTGGCAAAAGCACACTTTTGCGTATCATAGCCGGGCTTGAAAGCAAAGATGGCGGTGAAATTTCACTTCTACAAAACTATGGTGTCGCGATGATGTTTCAAAACTATGCTCTTTTTCCGCATCTAAATGTGCGTGAAAATATCGAGTTTGCTCTACATAAAATGGGCAAAAATGAGCGCAAAGCTCGTGTTGATGAACTTTTAGAAAAGTTTAAAATAGCTGAAATTTCAAAAAACTCATGTGATAAAATTTCAGGCGGACAGGCTCAAAGAGTAGCGTTTGCAAGAGCAGTGGCAAACAAAGAGCGATTACTTTTGCTTGATGAGCCGTTTGCAAATTTAGACCACAACTTACGATCAGCACTTCGATCTGAGCTTAAACAGATGATAAAAGAGAGCGAAATCTCAGCGATAATGGTAACACACGATAAAGAAGATGCCTTTGTACTTAGTGATAGTATAGCGCTTATAAAAAGTGGCGAAATTTTAGCCATCGATACGCCAAAAAATTTATATCTAAACCCAAGTAGCCTTGAAGTAGGGCGGTTTTTGGGGGATATGAACTTTATTGATCATGGTAGTTTAGATGGGCTTGATGATAGATTCATGGCTTGGCTTAAAAATAAAAATTTTATGTTTCGTCCAGAGCAAATTTTATCTGGTGGTAAATATAAGGCACAGGTTCTAAGCTCAACATTTTTTGGTTCATTTTATGAGCTTGATTTAAAATTTCATAAACTAAGCTTTAAAGCCAAAATTAGCTCAAATATAAAAATCGATGATATTTTTGAGTTTGACCTGGCTTAA
- a CDS encoding Fe(3+) ABC transporter substrate-binding protein: MKKTLLALSAIATFALASGEVNIYSARHYDADTKLYKLFEEKTGIKVNATQARGGELIKKLETEGDSSQADIFITADAGNFHTAKTKGVLQSVKSETLDKIVPENYRDDEGFWYAISKRARIIVYDKRDFDASKIKNYEDLANPELKGKLLIRSATAPYSKSLLAALFEANGKDEAIKWAKGTLQNLAREPKGGDRDQAKAILAGEGDVAVMNTYYIGLLLTSPKADDVEAAKVLGIIFPNQDNRGTHVNISGIGMTKAAKNKENALKFMEFMVSPEAQKILAGINYEYPINKEVEPHEIVKNFGSFKEDTTPLYKSVKNTNEAVKIYDMVGWK, from the coding sequence ATGAAAAAGACACTTTTGGCACTTTCTGCAATCGCGACTTTTGCTCTAGCAAGTGGAGAGGTAAATATCTACTCTGCTCGCCATTATGATGCTGACACAAAGCTTTATAAGCTTTTTGAGGAAAAGACAGGCATTAAGGTAAATGCAACTCAAGCAAGGGGCGGCGAGCTGATAAAAAAGCTAGAAACTGAAGGCGATAGCTCACAGGCAGATATTTTTATTACTGCTGATGCTGGAAATTTCCATACAGCTAAAACAAAAGGTGTTTTGCAGTCTGTAAAGTCAGAAACACTAGATAAAATCGTTCCAGAAAACTACCGAGATGATGAGGGATTTTGGTATGCTATCTCAAAAAGAGCTAGGATAATCGTCTATGATAAGCGCGACTTTGATGCAAGCAAGATTAAAAACTATGAGGATTTGGCAAATCCAGAGCTAAAAGGAAAGCTACTTATTAGAAGTGCAACCGCTCCATATAGCAAGTCGCTTTTAGCTGCTTTGTTTGAAGCCAATGGCAAAGATGAGGCGATAAAATGGGCAAAAGGAACACTGCAAAATTTAGCTCGCGAACCAAAAGGTGGCGATAGAGATCAGGCAAAGGCTATTTTGGCTGGAGAGGGAGATGTTGCTGTTATGAATACCTACTATATTGGTCTTTTATTAACATCTCCAAAGGCTGATGATGTTGAGGCGGCAAAGGTTTTAGGTATAATCTTCCCCAATCAAGACAATCGTGGAACACATGTAAATATCAGTGGTATAGGTATGACAAAAGCTGCTAAAAATAAAGAAAATGCTCTAAAATTTATGGAGTTTATGGTTAGCCCTGAAGCACAAAAGATCTTGGCTGGCATAAACTATGAGTATCCTATAAACAAAGAGGTTGAGCCACACGAGATAGTTAAAAATTTTGGCTCATTTAAAGAAGATACTACACCACTTTACAAAAGTGTAAAAAATACCAATGAAGCGGTTAAAATTTATGACATGGTTGGCTGGAAGTAA
- the rplR gene encoding 50S ribosomal protein L18, whose product MTAKVLKRKLALRIKRKARVRGKISGIAACPRVSIFKSNRTIYVQAIDDVTATTLVASDGRKLGIKANKDGAVALAKDFAKKLKDKGISEAKFDRNGYLYHGVVAAFADALRENGIKL is encoded by the coding sequence ATGACAGCAAAAGTATTAAAAAGAAAACTTGCTCTTAGAATAAAGAGAAAAGCAAGAGTAAGAGGTAAAATTTCAGGTATAGCTGCTTGCCCAAGAGTGTCTATTTTTAAATCAAATAGAACGATTTATGTCCAAGCTATTGACGATGTTACTGCTACAACACTAGTTGCTAGTGATGGTAGAAAACTTGGTATAAAGGCAAATAAAGACGGTGCTGTAGCTCTTGCAAAAGACTTTGCTAAGAAGCTAAAAGATAAGGGTATAAGTGAAGCAAAATTTGATAGAAATGGCTATCTATATCACGGCGTAGTTGCTGCATTTGCTGATGCTCTAAGAGAAAATGGCATCAAGCTATAA
- the rpmC gene encoding 50S ribosomal protein L29, which translates to MKYTEIKDKSVAELNAMLKEKKVLLFTLKQKLKTMQLSNPNEIRAIKKEIAQINTAISATK; encoded by the coding sequence ATGAAATATACTGAGATTAAAGACAAGAGCGTTGCAGAACTAAACGCGATGTTGAAAGAGAAGAAGGTGCTTTTATTTACACTAAAGCAAAAGTTAAAAACTATGCAGTTAAGTAACCCTAACGAGATTCGTGCTATTAAAAAAGAGATAGCTCAGATCAATACTGCAATTAGTGCTACGAAGTAA
- a CDS encoding ABC transporter permease has protein sequence MKFGAILLALLVLVPILSIFFEIALGDYSLLSHFFEYLFLRYLKDTVIVSVGVLMLSLFIATISAWLVANYRFTLSKFFEYALMLPLAIPAYIFSFCYVGIMEHGGYFHEIFGVRVDFMNVYGAIFVLSLSLYPYIYMFAKTSFKTQSQTLFDACKVFKISAFAMFYRVGIFVARPAIIGGAMLVLMETLSDYGTAAYYGVHTFSAGIFKLWFDLGDSYSAAFLAGMLMVFVFILMILEHINKNKKSYSFNTHNISKFSKPIKLRGIASVAAFLWCLAVFCLAFLFPFMWLFYWSVVTADQFSSEFVKMATNSLLLAVVASVLITAVSFFLVFATRLIKSKILNTFLLKSTSLGYALPGASVGLCVMIVFGYFDRNFSTTFLASGFAVLVFGYIVRFLATSVYAVESGYAKIPATIDDATIMIDKRPSMLFFGIHFPLLRHFFSLSLIVVFIDIIKELPLTLILRPLGFETLSIRAFFYASDERLYAAAMPSFIIVSLSLVAVVWLEIISRKKYE, from the coding sequence ATGAAATTTGGGGCGATCTTACTCGCCCTACTAGTTCTTGTACCGATACTTAGCATATTTTTTGAGATAGCTCTTGGAGATTATTCGCTTTTATCACATTTTTTTGAATATTTATTTTTAAGATACCTTAAAGATACGGTTATAGTATCTGTCGGTGTTTTGATGCTTAGTTTATTCATAGCTACGATTTCAGCGTGGCTGGTTGCAAACTACCGTTTTACTTTATCAAAATTTTTTGAATATGCCCTTATGTTGCCACTTGCAATCCCTGCATATATTTTTAGCTTTTGTTATGTAGGCATAATGGAGCATGGCGGGTATTTTCATGAAATTTTTGGTGTAAGAGTTGATTTTATGAATGTTTATGGGGCGATCTTTGTCCTGTCGCTTTCTTTGTATCCATATATTTATATGTTCGCAAAAACATCGTTTAAAACACAGTCTCAGACGCTTTTTGACGCCTGTAAAGTGTTTAAAATTTCTGCTTTTGCTATGTTTTATAGGGTTGGAATTTTTGTAGCTCGCCCAGCCATTATTGGCGGTGCGATGCTTGTTTTGATGGAGACTTTAAGTGATTATGGCACCGCTGCATATTATGGCGTGCATACATTTTCTGCTGGTATTTTTAAGCTTTGGTTTGATTTAGGAGATAGCTACTCGGCTGCATTTTTGGCTGGTATGCTCATGGTTTTTGTATTTATTTTAATGATTTTAGAGCACATAAATAAAAATAAAAAGTCATACAGCTTTAATACGCACAATATCTCAAAATTCTCTAAACCCATTAAACTGCGTGGCATAGCTTCAGTGGCTGCATTTTTATGGTGTTTAGCTGTTTTTTGTCTTGCTTTTTTATTTCCATTTATGTGGCTTTTTTATTGGTCTGTTGTAACGGCTGATCAGTTTTCATCAGAGTTTGTAAAAATGGCTACAAATTCTTTGCTTTTGGCGGTTGTGGCTTCAGTTTTAATAACAGCTGTTAGCTTTTTTCTAGTATTTGCCACTAGACTTATAAAAAGTAAAATTTTAAACACATTTTTACTTAAATCAACCTCTCTGGGCTATGCTTTGCCAGGTGCTAGTGTTGGACTTTGTGTGATGATTGTCTTTGGTTATTTTGATAGAAATTTTTCTACAACTTTTCTTGCAAGCGGCTTTGCAGTTCTTGTCTTTGGTTATATTGTAAGGTTTTTGGCTACCTCTGTTTATGCTGTTGAAAGCGGATATGCTAAGATACCAGCAACCATAGATGATGCGACGATAATGATTGACAAGCGCCCTTCAATGCTATTTTTTGGTATTCATTTTCCACTCTTGCGACACTTTTTCTCACTCTCGCTTATCGTAGTTTTTATCGATATAATTAAAGAGCTACCACTTACTCTTATCTTGCGCCCACTTGGTTTTGAAACACTTAGTATTAGGGCATTTTTTTATGCATCTGATGAGAGACTTTATGCTGCTGCGATGCCATCTTTTATCATTGTTTCACTATCGCTTGTGGCTGTTGTTTGGCTTGAGATAATTTCTAGGAAAAAGTATGAATGA
- the rplN gene encoding 50S ribosomal protein L14, giving the protein MIQSFTRLAVADNSGAKELMCIKVLGGSKRRYATLGDIIVCSVKKALPNGKIKKGQVVKAVVVRTKKEVQRENGSLIRFDENAAVILDNKREPVGTRIFGPVGREVRYANFMKIVSLAPEVL; this is encoded by the coding sequence ATGATTCAAAGTTTTACAAGACTTGCAGTTGCTGATAACAGTGGCGCAAAAGAGCTAATGTGTATTAAGGTTTTAGGTGGTAGCAAGAGAAGATACGCAACACTTGGCGATATCATCGTTTGCTCTGTAAAAAAGGCTTTACCAAACGGCAAGATCAAAAAAGGTCAAGTTGTTAAAGCAGTTGTTGTTAGAACTAAAAAAGAAGTTCAAAGAGAAAACGGCTCACTTATTAGATTTGATGAGAACGCAGCTGTTATCCTAGACAACAAAAGAGAGCCAGTAGGAACTCGTATCTTTGGACCAGTTGGTCGTGAGGTTAGATATGCTAACTTTATGAAGATTGTTTCACTTGCTCCGGAGGTGTTATAA
- the rplF gene encoding 50S ribosomal protein L6, translating into MSRIGKQPIAIPAGVDISVDNGVLKFKKGNLTKELDTKNNVDVKVENGTLTFLAKGEDRQSRAFWGTYRALANNIVVGLTTGFTRQLEINGVGYKAAVKGKILELTLGFSHLINYELPEGIEASVEKNVITLKGSDKQVIGQVAAQVRGFRPPEPYKGKGVKYVEERIIRKAGKTSKK; encoded by the coding sequence ATGTCACGTATAGGAAAACAGCCGATAGCTATTCCAGCTGGAGTAGATATTAGCGTAGATAATGGTGTCCTGAAATTTAAAAAGGGCAACCTTACAAAAGAACTAGATACAAAAAATAATGTTGATGTGAAGGTAGAAAACGGTACTTTAACTTTCTTAGCAAAAGGTGAAGACCGTCAAAGCCGTGCGTTTTGGGGAACATACCGTGCACTTGCAAACAACATCGTTGTAGGTCTCACAACAGGCTTTACTCGCCAACTTGAGATTAACGGTGTTGGTTATAAAGCAGCAGTTAAGGGTAAAATTCTTGAGCTAACGCTTGGTTTTTCACACCTTATCAACTATGAACTTCCTGAGGGCATCGAAGCAAGCGTTGAAAAAAATGTCATCACGCTAAAAGGTAGTGATAAGCAGGTTATAGGTCAAGTTGCAGCTCAAGTTAGAGGCTTCCGCCCACCAGAGCCATACAAAGGCAAGGGTGTTAAGTATGTAGAAGAGCGCATCATCCGCAAAGCGGGCAAAACATCTAAGAAGTAA
- the rplX gene encoding 50S ribosomal protein L24 produces MANVKFKIKKGDNVKIIAGDDKGKTGKVLAVLAKKGQVLVEGCKLAKKAIKPSDKTPNGGHINKEMPIDISNVAKVEE; encoded by the coding sequence ATGGCAAATGTAAAATTTAAAATCAAAAAAGGCGATAATGTAAAAATCATCGCTGGAGATGATAAGGGCAAAACAGGCAAAGTTCTTGCGGTTTTGGCTAAAAAAGGTCAAGTTCTAGTTGAGGGTTGTAAGCTAGCTAAGAAAGCTATTAAGCCAAGTGACAAGACTCCAAACGGCGGTCACATCAACAAAGAAATGCCAATAGACATCTCAAATGTTGCAAAAGTTGAGGAGTAA
- the secY gene encoding preprotein translocase subunit SecY produces the protein MDKNLLNKILITLAFLFAYRILAYVPVPGVNVDVIKEFFNSNSNNALGLFNMFSGNAAERLSIISLGIMPYITSSIIMELLAATFPNLGKMKKERDGMQKYMQIIRYLTIVITVVQAIGVSIGLQSLGGRGGEQAIMIDLNLFIAIAAVSMLAGTMLLMWIGEQITQRGIGNGISLIIFAGIVSGIPSAIGGTINLVNTSELNFLVVIGILIVILATIGSIIFVEMGERRIPISYSRKVVMQNQNKRIMNYIPIKVNLSGVIPPIFASAILMFPSTILQASTNKYIQAIYDFLNPNGYMFNLLTFIFIIFFAYFYASIVFNTKDISENLKRQGGFIPGVRPGESTAAYLNEVASRLTLGGAIYLGLISTLPWVLVKTMGVPFYFGGTSVLIVVSVALDTMRRIEAQMYMNKYQTLSAVGL, from the coding sequence ATGGATAAAAATTTGCTCAACAAAATTCTCATTACGTTGGCATTTTTATTCGCATACAGGATACTGGCTTATGTGCCAGTTCCGGGCGTTAATGTTGATGTGATTAAAGAATTTTTCAACTCAAACAGCAACAACGCTTTAGGTTTGTTTAATATGTTCAGTGGCAATGCCGCTGAGCGTTTAAGTATCATCTCGCTTGGCATTATGCCTTATATCACATCATCGATCATTATGGAGCTTTTAGCTGCTACCTTCCCAAATTTGGGCAAGATGAAAAAAGAGCGTGACGGCATGCAAAAATATATGCAAATCATCCGCTACTTAACTATAGTGATCACGGTAGTACAGGCTATAGGCGTTAGCATAGGACTACAAAGTCTTGGTGGTAGAGGCGGCGAGCAGGCGATTATGATTGATCTAAATTTATTCATTGCTATTGCTGCAGTTTCGATGCTTGCAGGTACGATGCTACTTATGTGGATTGGTGAGCAGATAACTCAGCGCGGTATTGGTAATGGCATCAGCCTTATCATCTTTGCGGGTATCGTTTCTGGTATACCAAGCGCTATTGGCGGTACGATAAATCTTGTAAACACAAGTGAACTAAATTTCTTAGTTGTTATCGGTATCCTAATCGTTATCTTAGCAACTATCGGTTCGATTATATTTGTGGAGATGGGCGAGCGTCGCATACCGATCTCATACTCTCGCAAAGTTGTTATGCAAAACCAAAATAAACGCATTATGAACTACATCCCTATCAAAGTAAATTTAAGTGGCGTTATACCACCTATCTTTGCAAGTGCGATATTGATGTTTCCTAGCACGATTTTGCAAGCTAGCACAAATAAATACATTCAAGCTATATATGACTTTTTAAATCCAAATGGTTATATGTTTAACCTTCTGACTTTTATTTTTATTATTTTCTTTGCGTATTTTTACGCTTCGATAGTCTTTAATACAAAAGACATCAGTGAAAATTTAAAAAGACAGGGTGGATTTATCCCAGGTGTTAGACCTGGTGAGAGCACGGCTGCATATCTAAATGAGGTCGCAAGTCGCTTGACGCTTGGTGGAGCTATTTATCTGGGGCTTATATCGACACTTCCGTGGGTGCTTGTAAAAACGATGGGTGTTCCATTTTACTTTGGCGGAACATCGGTTTTGATCGTAGTTTCAGTTGCGCTTGATACTATGAGGCGTATTGAGGCTCAGATGTACATGAATAAATACCAAACCCTAAGCGCGGTTGGCCTATAA
- the map gene encoding type I methionyl aminopeptidase, with product MAISLKQPSEIQKMRAANKIVARTLDYIQGVIKPGISLLDIDKICEDMIRSQGAKPAFKGLYGFPNAACISVNEVVIHGIPSEYKLKEGDIVSVDIGSNLDGYFGDSARTFGVGKISSEDEALIACAKDALYFSIDFIEAGMHFKQVCHELEKFITARGYVPLRGFCGHGIGKRPHEEPEVPNYLEGTNPKAGPKIKNGMTFCIEPMICQKDGTPIIGADKWAVTSKDGLRTSHYEHCIAIVNNRAEILSLAD from the coding sequence ATGGCAATCTCTCTTAAACAACCATCAGAAATTCAAAAAATGCGTGCTGCAAATAAAATTGTCGCAAGGACTTTGGATTATATTCAAGGCGTTATAAAGCCAGGGATTTCGCTTTTAGATATTGATAAAATTTGTGAAGATATGATAAGATCACAAGGCGCAAAACCAGCTTTTAAAGGGCTTTATGGCTTTCCAAATGCTGCTTGTATAAGTGTTAATGAAGTAGTTATACACGGAATACCTAGCGAGTATAAACTAAAAGAGGGCGATATCGTTAGCGTTGATATAGGTTCAAATTTAGATGGATATTTTGGCGATAGTGCACGCACTTTTGGTGTTGGCAAGATCTCATCTGAAGACGAGGCACTTATCGCGTGTGCAAAAGATGCACTTTATTTTTCGATAGATTTTATAGAGGCTGGCATGCACTTTAAGCAGGTTTGCCATGAGCTTGAAAAATTTATCACAGCTCGTGGTTATGTGCCCTTGCGTGGCTTTTGCGGTCATGGTATCGGTAAGCGCCCACATGAAGAGCCAGAGGTGCCAAACTATCTTGAGGGTACAAATCCAAAGGCTGGACCAAAGATAAAAAATGGCATGACATTTTGTATAGAGCCCATGATATGCCAAAAAGACGGCACCCCTATCATAGGTGCTGATAAGTGGGCAGTTACTAGTAAAGATGGACTAAGGACTAGCCATTATGAGCATTGTATCGCCATAGTAAATAATAGAGCCGAAATTTTAAGTTTAGCAGATTAA
- the rpsE gene encoding 30S ribosomal protein S5, producing the protein MQKYNREEFEEVMVDIGRVTKVVKGGRRFRFTALVVVGNRNGLVGFGYGKAKEVPDAMRKAVDDAFKNIIEVKLKGSTIPHDIEVKYNASRILLRPASEGTGVIAGGGARPILELAGIKDILTKSLGSNNSANVVRATIKALSMLKS; encoded by the coding sequence ATGCAAAAGTATAATAGAGAAGAATTTGAAGAAGTAATGGTCGATATCGGCAGGGTTACAAAGGTTGTTAAGGGTGGTCGTAGATTTAGATTTACAGCTCTTGTTGTAGTTGGTAACAGGAATGGTCTTGTAGGCTTTGGCTATGGCAAGGCAAAAGAGGTTCCAGATGCTATGAGAAAAGCGGTAGATGATGCATTTAAAAATATCATCGAAGTTAAGCTAAAAGGCTCAACTATACCTCATGATATCGAGGTAAAATATAACGCAAGCCGTATCTTACTTCGCCCAGCTAGCGAAGGTACTGGCGTTATCGCTGGTGGTGGAGCACGCCCTATTTTGGAGCTTGCAGGCATAAAAGATATCCTAACAAAGTCGCTTGGATCAAACAACTCAGCAAATGTTGTTCGTGCTACTATCAAAGCGCTTAGTATGCTAAAAAGCTAA
- the rplE gene encoding 50S ribosomal protein L5: protein MSRLKDKFNESIKPALVKEFDIKNPMLIPALEKIVISVGANESAKDQKVLQNMADTISLIAGQKAVITNAKKSVAGFKVRENFPVGIKVTLRKENMFAFLDKLISVALPRVKDFRGLPKNGFDGRGNYNFGLSEQLMFPEVEYDKILRTHGMNITIATTANNDKEAFKLLELFGLPFAKGK, encoded by the coding sequence ATGAGTAGATTAAAAGATAAATTTAACGAGAGCATAAAGCCTGCACTTGTTAAAGAATTTGATATTAAAAACCCTATGCTTATCCCAGCTCTTGAGAAGATCGTTATTAGTGTTGGAGCAAATGAGTCTGCAAAAGATCAAAAAGTGCTTCAAAATATGGCTGATACTATCTCGCTTATCGCTGGTCAAAAAGCAGTTATCACAAATGCTAAGAAATCAGTAGCGGGCTTTAAAGTTCGTGAGAATTTCCCAGTTGGCATCAAGGTAACGCTAAGAAAAGAAAATATGTTTGCATTTTTAGATAAGCTTATAAGCGTTGCGCTTCCGCGTGTTAAAGACTTCCGTGGTTTACCAAAAAATGGCTTTGACGGCAGGGGCAACTATAACTTTGGTCTTAGCGAACAGCTAATGTTCCCTGAGGTTGAGTATGATAAAATTTTACGCACTCACGGTATGAACATAACTATCGCTACAACAGCTAACAACGATAAAGAGGCATTCAAATTGCTAGAGCTATTTGGCTTGCCGTTTGCAAAAGGAAAGTAA
- the rpsH gene encoding 30S ribosomal protein S8, producing the protein MLNDLISDGLTRIRNASMRKLETTKLLYSKVVEATLSILVTKGYIESFNVVEEGNKKFINVVLKYDDHGRSVINELKRVSKPGRRVYQGKDEIKRFKNGYGTIIVSTSKGVLSNEDAHKAGVGGEILCTVW; encoded by the coding sequence ATGTTAAATGATCTTATTTCAGACGGACTAACCCGTATCAGAAACGCTTCTATGAGAAAGCTAGAGACAACAAAGCTTCTTTACTCTAAAGTTGTTGAAGCAACTCTTTCGATCCTAGTAACAAAAGGCTACATCGAGAGCTTTAATGTCGTAGAAGAGGGCAACAAAAAATTTATCAATGTTGTCTTAAAGTATGATGATCACGGCAGAAGTGTTATAAACGAACTAAAGAGAGTTTCAAAGCCAGGTCGCCGCGTTTATCAAGGCAAAGATGAAATTAAGCGTTTTAAAAATGGCTACGGAACTATTATCGTGAGCACAAGCAAGGGCGTTTTAAGTAACGAAGATGCTCATAAAGCTGGTGTTGGTGGTGAAATTCTCTGCACAGTTTGGTAA
- a CDS encoding type Z 30S ribosomal protein S14, whose translation MAKKSMIAKAARKPKFAVRGYTRCQICGRPHSVYQDFGICRVCLRKMANEGLIPGLKKASW comes from the coding sequence ATGGCTAAAAAATCAATGATAGCAAAAGCTGCTCGCAAGCCAAAATTTGCGGTTCGTGGCTATACAAGATGCCAAATTTGTGGACGACCGCACTCTGTTTATCAAGACTTTGGAATTTGCCGTGTTTGTCTAAGAAAAATGGCTAATGAGGGTCTTATCCCAGGTCTTAAAAAAGCAAGCTGGTAA
- the rplO gene encoding 50S ribosomal protein L15 translates to MALENLSPALGSTHETKRLGRGQGSGQGKTAGKGHKGQRARKGYNEKRGFEGGQQPLQRRLPKVGFTSKFERPYVINVEKITAVKDLAEITIASIASVHKIAKSVTKIKLIGASAKALAPKVKDSNISVTGQK, encoded by the coding sequence ATGGCATTAGAAAATTTATCTCCAGCTCTTGGCTCGACACACGAAACTAAGAGATTAGGTCGTGGTCAAGGCAGTGGACAGGGTAAAACAGCAGGTAAGGGTCATAAAGGTCAAAGAGCAAGAAAAGGCTATAATGAGAAGCGTGGTTTTGAGGGCGGACAGCAGCCACTTCAAAGACGCCTTCCAAAAGTAGGCTTTACTTCAAAATTTGAAAGACCTTATGTTATCAATGTAGAGAAGATCACGGCTGTAAAGGATCTTGCTGAGATTACGATAGCAAGCATTGCTAGCGTTCACAAGATCGCAAAAAGTGTTACAAAGATCAAGCTTATCGGTGCGAGCGCAAAAGCTCTTGCTCCAAAGGTAAAAGATAGCAACATTAGCGTTACCGGACAAAAATAA
- the rpsQ gene encoding 30S ribosomal protein S17 produces the protein MALKREIQGVVLQKAGDKTATILVERRVMHPRYHKFVKRFKKYMVHDEKNELNAGDTIVAIKCRPLSARKNFRLKAVLAKGVE, from the coding sequence ATGGCATTAAAAAGAGAAATTCAAGGCGTAGTTTTGCAAAAAGCTGGCGACAAAACAGCTACTATTTTGGTAGAAAGACGCGTTATGCATCCAAGATACCATAAATTTGTAAAACGATTTAAAAAATATATGGTTCATGATGAGAAAAACGAGCTAAATGCAGGCGATACTATCGTAGCTATCAAGTGCAGACCACTTTCTGCTCGTAAAAATTTCCGCCTAAAAGCTGTTCTTGCAAAGGGAGTTGAGTAA
- the rplP gene encoding 50S ribosomal protein L16, producing the protein MLLPKRTKFRKQMKGRNRGYATRGTNLSTGEFALKATEAGRVNSRQIEAARQALTRHVKRQAKIWIRVFPDKPLTKKPLQTRMGKGKAGVEEWVMNIKPGRIIYELAGVSEELAREALTLAMHKLPFKTKFVTRESENEIY; encoded by the coding sequence ATGTTGTTACCAAAAAGAACGAAATTTCGTAAACAAATGAAAGGCCGTAACCGCGGCTATGCAACTCGTGGCACCAATTTATCAACAGGCGAATTTGCACTAAAAGCAACTGAAGCAGGTCGTGTTAATTCACGCCAGATAGAGGCTGCTCGTCAGGCACTTACTCGTCATGTTAAAAGACAGGCTAAAATTTGGATCAGAGTTTTCCCTGATAAACCATTAACTAAAAAGCCACTTCAAACTCGTATGGGTAAAGGTAAAGCAGGTGTTGAAGAGTGGGTAATGAATATTAAACCAGGTCGCATCATTTATGAACTAGCTGGCGTTAGCGAGGAACTAGCTCGCGAAGCACTAACTCTAGCGATGCATAAACTGCCTTTTAAAACAAAATTTGTAACGCGAGAGAGTGAAAATGAAATATACTGA